The sequence below is a genomic window from Zhongshania aliphaticivorans.
TGCCAAACTATTAATTTCTGATATTTCCGCCGATCCATGGCAGTACTCCATGTTTTACGTCAGACATCCGACCTCAGACACCCGACGTAGCTTCAAAGCGCTGCTTTCAAGGCTTCAGCGCGATCCGTTTTCTCCCAGCTAAACGCGGTCGCAGTCTCAGATTTCTGTTCGCCATTTTCCTTAAAGTTATAGGTCAACTCGTAAGGGTCGCGGCCGAAGTGGCCGTAGGCGGCGGTGGGTTGGTACATGGGGTGAGCCAGGTCCAGCATTTTGGTGATGCCATAAGGGCGCAGGTCGAATACTTCGCGTACGGCGGCTACCAATTTGGCGTCGCTGACTTTGCCGGTGCCAAAGGTGTTGATGGAAATTGAGGTGGGCTCGGCAACGCCAATGGCGTAGCTCACTTGAATTTCGCAGCGGTCGGCAAGACCTGCGGCAACGATGTTTTTGGCAACATAGCGGCCAGCATACGCCGCGCTGCGGTCAACCTTTGAGGGGTCTTTGCCCGAGAAGGCGCCGCCACCGTGACGCGCCATGCCGCCGTAGGTGTCTACGATGATTTTACGGCCAGTCAGGCCGCAGTCGCCAACGGGGCCGCCAATCACGAATTTGCCCGTGGGGTTGATATGGTATTGGGTGCCAGCGTGAAGTAGCTCAGCGGGAATCACGTTTTTAATAATTTCTTCGCGCACGGCTTCTTGCAGGTCTTTTTGCGAGATTTCGGGGTTGTGCTGGGTAGACAGTACAACCGCGTCTACGGCAACGGGCAGGCCATTTTCATAGCGCAGGGTAACCTGACTTTTAGCGTCGGGGCGCAGCCACGGTAATACACCGTTCTTGCGCAAGTAAGCCTGACGCTCTACTAAGCGGTGTGAGTAAAACAGCGGCGCAGGCATTAACGACGGTGTTTCATTGGTGGCGTAGCCGAACATTAGACCTTGGTCGCCAGCGCCTTGATCTTCTGGGCGGGCGCGGTCGACACCTTGGTTAATGTCGACTGACTGTTTGCCGATGGCGTTTAAAACTGCGCAGCTGGCGCCGTCGAAACCGACGTCAGAGCTGTTGTAGCCAATGCCTGTGATCACGTCGCGAATAATATCTTCTAGGTCGACGTAGCATGATGTGGTTACTTCACCGGCAACAATCGCCATGCCGGTTTTAACCAGGGTTTCTACGGCAACACGGGCGTGTTTATCGCGGGCGATAATCGCATCGAGGACCGCGTCAGAAATCTGATCGGCCATTTTATCTGGATGCCCTTCAGACACCGACTCTGAGGTAAAAATACTGTATTCAGACATGTTTGCAAAAGTCCTCTGCTAATTACCGACGCGGTTTTAGGCGTTGGGGTTCGTGGTGTGTAAAAGATGGGATTCAGTTTTAATAAATTGTCTAACTTGCACGCGAAAGCCATTGAGCTGCGCCAAATAGGCTGCGGCGCCGTCTTGTAAGCCGCTGGCCGTCGCCCACTCTGTTAGGTCATCGGGTTCAAAGCCGAGCCACATGTCGCCGCAGGCCTCTCTGGCCCAGCTTTGGTCGTGGCGGCATAAATCGCTGACACAAAATAAGCCGCCGGGCTTTAACAGGCGGGCGGCGTCTTTAAATATATCAGCGGGTGACGGTACATGGTGTAAGACCATATTGCACACCACGCAGTCTGCGCTATTGGCTTGTAATTCTTGGCTGCGGCTGTCGCCTAAGACCAGTTCTACGTTTTCTAGGCTGTGTTGGTTTACGAAATCCGCGGCACGATTAAGCATGGCCTGGGCGCTGTCTACAGCGACTACCTTGGCATAATACGGTGACAGTTCGGCTAAAAAGGCGCCTTCGCCGGGGCCGATTTCTATGGCCAATTCACCGCCTTGGGGCTGACTGCTGCGCAATAATTCTAGGCAGCCCTGACCGTAAACATTAAAGGCGACCATCTGCTCTTGCTGCTGACCAAACTCGCTGGCGTGTTCGGCAAAAAAGGCTTGGCAGCGCTCGGCGCGCTCGGCGTACACCTGGGCTAAACGCTGCTGCTGATCGAGATCTAATTGAATAAGGTCGGCGCTGCTTTGCAGGGCATCGTGCAGCGGTGCTAAATCGGCGAGCGCGGCAGCGTAGCTGCGGCGATAAAACAAGCTATTGCCCTCGCGGCGCTTGGTAATTAAACCTGCCGCCGTTAGGGTTTTAAGATGATGACTCATACCCGACTGTCGACAATCGAGAATATGGCAAAGCTCCTGCACCGAGTAAGCGTCGCGACTCAGTACCCGCAGAACCTGCAGGCGCAGCATATCGCTACCCGCTTTGCAGAGTTGCAATAGTTGGTCGTTGCTCGCAGAAATCGCGGTGAGTGGCTGGCTGGCAGTGTTCATGCCGCGCAGTGTAGCAGGCTTTCAATCTATATCAAAATATATTGATATAGATTTCTCTGGCGTCTGGCTTGCTTAAAGATACTTCAGCCAATCGTTGGTAAATTGGTCAATTTGACCGTAAACGTGTTCAAAGGCTTCCATACTCTTGCGGTAGGGGTCGGGTACGGCCTGATTTTGCGACCATTTGCCCAGTAGAAAGGTCTTGCCGCTCACTTGGGGGGCGAGTTCGGTAATGCCTTTGACGTGGCGCTGTTCCATCACCAGAATTAAATCTGCTTTTAATAACAGCTCGGCGGTCACTTGCCGTGCTGCATGGCCGCTGGCGTCGACACCATTGGCGCTGAGCAATTGGCCCGCACTTGGGTCTATTGGTTTGTCGACTAGGGCACCGAGTCCGGCCGAGTGTATGGTCAGGCCTGGCTTGTGGGCGAGCTTGTGTTTGAGCAGGTATTCGGCGGTGGGGCTGCGGCAAATATTGCCGATGCACACCATCAATATATTGTTAAACATGAAGTTTGCGACCTGAATCGTTCCTTGAGCCGATGATTTTCGCCGTCAGCTGCGCGCGGTGCAAGTAAAATGGCCATTTTTACGGTTCTGCCATTTGCTGTCTGGGCGCCGGTAGGGGAAAATACCGCCTCTTTATACTGCCGCTTAAGTTAGCACTTCAATTAGCGCTTAAGTCACCACTCAGATCTAGGAGCCACCGATGCCCTCACGTAGTGATCTCGCCAATGCCATTCGCGCCTTAAGTATGGATGCCGTTCAAAAAGCC
It includes:
- a CDS encoding ArsR/SmtB family transcription factor produces the protein MNTASQPLTAISASNDQLLQLCKAGSDMLRLQVLRVLSRDAYSVQELCHILDCRQSGMSHHLKTLTAAGLITKRREGNSLFYRRSYAAALADLAPLHDALQSSADLIQLDLDQQQRLAQVYAERAERCQAFFAEHASEFGQQQEQMVAFNVYGQGCLELLRSSQPQGGELAIEIGPGEGAFLAELSPYYAKVVAVDSAQAMLNRAADFVNQHSLENVELVLGDSRSQELQANSADCVVCNMVLHHVPSPADIFKDAARLLKPGGLFCVSDLCRHDQSWAREACGDMWLGFEPDDLTEWATASGLQDGAAAYLAQLNGFRVQVRQFIKTESHLLHTTNPNA
- the metK gene encoding methionine adenosyltransferase → MSEYSIFTSESVSEGHPDKMADQISDAVLDAIIARDKHARVAVETLVKTGMAIVAGEVTTSCYVDLEDIIRDVITGIGYNSSDVGFDGASCAVLNAIGKQSVDINQGVDRARPEDQGAGDQGLMFGYATNETPSLMPAPLFYSHRLVERQAYLRKNGVLPWLRPDAKSQVTLRYENGLPVAVDAVVLSTQHNPEISQKDLQEAVREEIIKNVIPAELLHAGTQYHINPTGKFVIGGPVGDCGLTGRKIIVDTYGGMARHGGGAFSGKDPSKVDRSAAYAGRYVAKNIVAAGLADRCEIQVSYAIGVAEPTSISINTFGTGKVSDAKLVAAVREVFDLRPYGITKMLDLAHPMYQPTAAYGHFGRDPYELTYNFKENGEQKSETATAFSWEKTDRAEALKAAL
- a CDS encoding low molecular weight protein-tyrosine-phosphatase, which codes for MFNNILMVCIGNICRSPTAEYLLKHKLAHKPGLTIHSAGLGALVDKPIDPSAGQLLSANGVDASGHAARQVTAELLLKADLILVMEQRHVKGITELAPQVSGKTFLLGKWSQNQAVPDPYRKSMEAFEHVYGQIDQFTNDWLKYL